A single window of Channa argus isolate prfri chromosome 12, Channa argus male v1.0, whole genome shotgun sequence DNA harbors:
- the LOC137137931 gene encoding low affinity immunoglobulin gamma Fc region receptor III-like, with amino-acid sequence MQHLNIFVNKVLYYRTLCFAQNEFNLSPARLTVSPSFSQLFKDDSVSLSCEEDDSSAGWTLRRNTSRDTRSQCDIWGKQTGSSCNISTIILWDSGVYWCESRDGSTSNSINITVTGGAVILQSPVLPVMEGHDVSLHCQTKRPPSKLPADFYKDGSLIRTEPTGHMTIHHVTKSDEGLYMCHISSHGESPPSWIYVTGKTTTTLPVSTSLQLRFILLLHLVVFCPYFISTVLMVSLYGHRPTGNHLPVSMVTTSPTPTEQGLADDYDDVITGVTTQHHF; translated from the exons ATGCAGCACctgaacatttttgtaaacaaaGTGTTATATTATAGAACATTATGTTTTGCTCAGAATGAATTCAATCTTTCTCCAGCTcgtctgactgtgagtcccagCTTCTCTCAGCTGTTTAAAGATGATTCTgtctctctgagctgtgaggaggacgacagctctgctggatggacactgaGGAGAAACACAAGCAGAGACACCAGGAGTCAGTGTGACATCTGGGGAAAACAAACTGGATCTTCttgtaacatcagcaccatcaTCCTatgggacagtggagtttactggtgtgagtccagagacggatcaaccagtaacagcatcaacatcactgtcactg gtggagcagtgatcctgcagagtcctgtcctccctgtgatggagggacatgatgtctctctgcactgtcaaacaaagaggcctccctccaagctcccagctgatttctataaagatggctccctcatcaggactgagcctacaggtcacatgaccatccaccatgttaccaagtctgatgaaggcctctacatgtgtcacatcagcagtcatggagagtctccacccagctggatctacgtcacag GTAAAACTACAACAACACTTCCTGTCTCCACCTCCCTCCAACTTCGGTTCATTCTGCtcctccacctggtggtgttctgtccatacttcatctccactgtcctcaTGGTGTCTCTATATGGACACAGACCCACAG GAAATCATCTGCCCGTCTCCATGGTGACAACCTCGCCCACCCCAACTGAGCAGGGATTGGCTGATGACTatgatgatgtcatcactgGAGTCACCACGCAGCATCACTTCTGA
- the LOC137137932 gene encoding V-set domain containing T-cell activation inhibitor 1-like isoform X4: MMSSSKWTFCVCLLTCLLNWSVSEDHQQITVKTGDDVTLQCLDHRGGDIKLLEWMKQDLEEDVFVFRHGNMSKDLQHPSFINRVELKDPEMKDGDVSLILKNVTVNDAGTYECYVRKSNTQPPPQLISNITITVIDSGGEAGDISDGGDKDGRLRLCF; the protein is encoded by the exons atgatgtCTTCTTCTAAATGgaccttctgtgtgtgtctcctcacaTGTCTCTTGAACTGGTCTGTCTCTGAAG ACCATCAACAGATCACAGTGAAGACTGGAGATGATGTTACTCTTCAGTGTCTGGATCACAGAGGTGGAGACATCAAACTGTTAGAGTGGATGAAACAGGACCTGGAGGAAGACGTCTTTGTTTTTAGACATGGGAACATGTCTAAAGACCTCCAGCATCCATCTTTTATCAACCGAGTGGAGCTAAAAGATCCAGAGATGAAGGACGGAGACGTTTCTTTGATTCTGAAGAACGTCACGGTCAATGACgctggaacatatgagtgttatgTTAGAAAAAGCAACACACAACCACCACCTCagctcatcagcaacatcacaaTAACAGTCATtgattcag gtggtgaagctggagacaTCAGTGATGGAGGAGACAAGGATGGACGTCTTAGACT GTGTTTttga
- the LOC137137901 gene encoding uncharacterized protein, with protein MSVHEGNPQGCRPAKQMESLQVELSKLYEQLKSQADVGEKEKLESLISDIHAKIETHQTAMRETTSASSRTVEPRKSSRERKLTPKMMELKQQEISQMESKFIKLYESWKEQVRTTRIRLKDECSDHELGNMMDAVEDLETQVRDVYESIRSQSAPSTEIRRKMDSCTAVTTDIMGLLKVRMSEVGQDEFDAKAENTRLHMVLDREYAQSVFGTIISKSTVRSHHSSWSSAEQCITAKRAECAAQLAAKQAEIKMEEAIAAQRQELKRLENQRDLEVIAAKLKAYSETDSGESCDERTAACSELAGCPPAPDKETKGEQTFKNNNNEQTNNNNETSLIQAMHDTMVLTRLPAPEPSAFTGDPLKFFEWSTSFKALIERRCTNPADRLFYLQKYVSGEARSVLEGSFYRKDGEAYDQAWEMMNARYGHPFVIQRAFREKLNNWPKIGSRESVKLRQFTDFLIACSNAMPYVKGLQVLNDCEENQRMLQKLPDWLTSRWNRHVTKQLRQTEEYPDFKEFANFMAHEAEIACNPITSLHALKSTEEKSSRDIKRPKANAFITTVKASGKSSTVMKPCNAVESSLKDFNGSKKVNTSFSSFNPVTCMCCGESHSIHKCQTFTNQPTEDKRKFILENNLCFGCLRRGHISRDCKNKATCATCKKHHPTPLHEDRPAVTDTSTHVMQAEENMSSLSCCVEQGGGGSTSMIVPVWISSAATPETETLVYALLDTQSSNTFVDQEVCENIGACSEPVKLKLTTMMGKDSIVQSERVSGLRVKGFSSQSFINLPPAYTRDFIPLERSHIPTPETAKRWKHLNAIAQEIPELMDCKVGLLIGYDCSRALAPRQVITGRDDEPYAIKTDLGWSIVGSSPWVAKSTEVTGLCHRVSVKELPPLTPATVIRALESDFKDTNSGEKSISQDDIQFMQLLNERIHQNTEGHLEMPLPFKTRPQLPENRHLALVRLKYLKRKLEKNSKFKEDYVKFMEGVFKDGDAERADNQPKAGNVWYIPHQGVYHPRKPDKIRVVFDCSAKYEGTALNDHLLTGPDLTNGLIGVLCRFRKHPIAVICDVEKMFHRFHVSQEDRDYFRFLWWENGDTSLEPKEYRMKVHLFGAASSPGCANYGMKYLPSQNEKEYPAAANFIRKNFYVDDGLISVDSVNTAIHLVREAQSVCAKGKLHLHKFISNNRAVLETIPDSKRAGEIHDVGLNYDEYPGQTVLGIKWNVTSDTFSFKVNLDEKPATRRGILSTVASVFDPLGFLAPFLLLGKKILQEMCQRGIGWDEPLCKELKPQWESWLQDLKNLQQLQVPRCLVPFESSKIQRIELHHFSDASSLGYGQCSYIRVVSEDKVHCSLVIGKARVAPTKVVTIPRLELTAAVVSAVISSMLKEELELKIDQEYFWTDSRVVLGYINNEARRFHVFVANRVQRIRETTNPAQWYYVDTDQNPADHASRGLKVDELISSNWFTGPKFLWEREIVTQKSTPELLVGDPEVRTIQALQTRAVKEESFIDRFKLFTKWPTALNVVARIQQLVKRLKTAEPITVEDRRKASLVLVKLAQKDAFKEEMQILSKNQGRLPHSNKLFQLDPVLQGGILRVGGRLKRASLPLDLRHPIILPKDGVITRLILDYFHGKTQHQGRGQTLNELRANGYWIVGGSKVVTNYLRQCVACRRARRPTETQRMADLPANRVDPSPPFSYCGMDCFGPLYTKQGRKEYKRYGLIFTCLSSRAVHIEMLEDLTTDAFINALRCFIAIRGTVRQIRSDQGTNFVGAKNELAKALKEVDKDILSTYMAERQCDFIMNAPDASHMGGVWERQIRTVRSVLSWALSQSAGRLDDACLRTFLYEAMSIVNSRPLTTDNLNDPKSLEPLTPNLLLTMKTSVALPPPGKFVAEDLYARKRWRRVQYLAEQFWSRWRKEYLVNLTLRQRWHSPRRNVKIGDIVIVKEEGVPRNEWKLGRVLDARMEEDGLVRKATVQIGNRELGEDGQRLVNPSVLERPIHKLVVLVENN; from the coding sequence ATGTCAGTTCATGAAGGAAATCCTCAGGGATGTAGACCTGCTAAACAAATGGAGTCTCTTCAAGTAGAATTATCTAAGCTATATGAGCAGTTAAAATCACAAGCCGATGTTGGTGAGAAGGAGAAATTAGAGTCACTCATTAGCGATATCCATGCTAAAATAGAGACCCACCAAACAGCAATGAGGGAGACCACCTCTGCCAGTTCAAGGACAGTGGAACCTAGGAAATCTTCACGGGAGAGGAAGTTAACCCCAAAAATGATGGAGTTGAAGCAACAAGAGATTTCTCAGATGGAGAGTAAATTCATCAAACTGTATGAAAGCTGGAAAGAACAAGTTAGAACCACACGTATTAGACTTAAGGATGAGTGCTCTGACCATGAACTAGGCAACATGATGGATGCTGTTGAAGACCTAGAGACACAAGTGAGAGATGTCTATGAAAGTATACGATCTCAATCTGCACCTTCTACTGAGATTAGAAGAAAGATGGATTCCTGCACAGCAGTAACAACAGATATAATGGGCCTGCTGAAAGTACGCATGAGTGAAGTGGGGCAAGATGAGTTTGATGCTAAGGCAGAAAACACAAGACTTCACATGGTGCTTGACAGAGAAtatgcacaatcagtatttggGACCATAATCTCCAAATCCACTGTTCGTAGCCACCATTCAAGTTGGTCATCAGCAGAACAATGTATCACAGCAAAAAGAGCAGAGTGTGCTGCACAGTTAGCTGCAAAGCAGGCAGAAATCAAAATGGAGGAAGCAATCGCTGCACAAAGGCAAGAGCTTAAAAGATTGGAAAATCAGAGAGATCTTGAAGTAATAGCCGCAAAGCTTAAGGCCTATTCCGAGACTGACTCAGGTGAGTCCTGTGATGAAAGAACAGCAGCATGCAGTGAGTTGGCTGGTTGCCCTCCAGCACCTGATAAGGAAACAAAAGGGGAACAAACATTTaagaacaataataatgaacaaaccaacaacaacaatgaaacatCACTAATTCAAGCCATGCATGATACAATGGTTCTTACTAGACTTCCTGCACCCGAGCCTTCAGCCTTTACAGGTGACCCACTTAAGTTTTTTGAGTGGAGTACAAGCTTCAAGGCTTTGATAGAACGGCGATGCACAAATCCTGCTGACAGGTTGTTTTATCTACAAAAATACGTAAGTGGTGAGGCACGGTCTGTTCTGGAAGGAAGCTTCTACAGAAAGGATGGTGAAGCCTATGACCAAGCTTGGGAGATGATGAATGCTCGTTACGGCCACCCCTTTGTAATCCAGCGTGCATTTAGAGAAAAGTTGAATAACTGGCCAAAAATTGGTTCAAGAGAGTCAGTTAAATTGAGACAGTTCACTGATTTTCTGATAGCCTGCAGCAATGCCATGCCATATGTTAAAGGGCTTCAAGTATTAAATGACTGTGAAGAGAATCAAAGAATGCTACAAAAGCTTCCTGATTGGCTGACATCTCGCTGGAATCGTCATGTCACAAAGCAACTACGACAAACAGAAGAATACCCTGATTTCAAGGAGTTTGCTAACTTTATGGCACATGAAGCAGAAATTGCATGCAATCCTATAACATCTCTTCATGCCTTGAAATCCACGGAAGAGAAGTCATCTAGAGATATAAAGCGCCCAAAGGCCAATGCTTTTATCACTACTGTGAAAGCATCTGGAAAATCAAGTACAGTAATGAAACCATGCAATGCTGTGGAAAGCAGCTTAAAGGACTTTAATGGATCAAAGAAGGTAAACACTTCATTTTCATCCTTCAACCCTGTCACTTGCATGTGCTGTGGAGAAAGTCACTCCATCCACAAATGCCAGACGTTTACAAATCAACCcactgaagacaaaagaaagttTATACTAGAAAATAACTTGTGCTTTGGTTGCCTAAGGAGAGGACATATTTCAAGGGACTGCAAAAATAAAGCTACTTGTGCCACATGTAAGAAACATCATCCAACACCACTTCATGAAGACCGTCCCGCTGTAACAGACACATCTACCCATGTCATGCAGGCAGAAGAAAATATGTCTTCCCTTTCGTGCTGTGTAGAGCAGGGGGGTGGTGGTAGCACATCCATGATAGTGCCTGTATGGATCTCCTCAGCTGCTACTCCTGAAACAGAGACATTGGTGTACGCTTTACTAGATACACAGAGCAGCAACACATTTGTAGATCAAGAGGTATGTGAGAACATAGGCGCATGTTCAGAACCAGTCAAGTTAAAGCTTACCACTATGATGGGCAAAGATTCCATTGTTCAGAGTGAGAGGGTTAGTGGACTTAGAGTTAAAGGGTTTTCCTCACAAAGCTTTATAAACTTACCACCTGCCTACACTAGAGATTTCATTCCCCTTGAACGTTCCCACATTCCTACTCCTGAAACTGCCAAAAGATGGAAACACCTGAACGCTATAGCGCAAGAAATACCAGAACTGATGGACTGTAAGGTTGGACTCCTGATAGGCTATGACTGCTCTAGAGCATTAGCACCACGACAGGTTATCACAGGAAGGGATGATGAGCCATATGCAATCAAGACTGACCTGGGTTGGAGCATTGTTGGAAGCTCACCTTGGGTCGCAAAGTCAACGGAGGTGACAGGTTTGTGTCATCGTGTGTCTGTTAAAGAACTCCCACCATTGACACCAGCCACTGTCATCAGAGCCCTTGAATCAGACTTCAAAGATACAAACTCAGGTGAAAAGAGTATATCACAGGATGACATACAGTTTATGCAGCTGCTGAACGAAAGAATACATCAGAACACAGAGGGGCACTTGGAAATGCCACTTCCCTTCAAGACACGCCCTCAGTTGCCAGAAAATAGACATTTGGCTCTAGTGCGACTGAAGTACTTGAAAAGAAAACTCGAGAAAAATTCCAAATTCAAGGAAGACTATGTTAAATTTATGGAAGGTGTTTTCAAGGATGGGGACGCAGAGAGAGCTGATAACCAACCTAAAGCAGGGAATGTGTGGTACATTCCCCATCAAGGAGTCTATCACCCCAGAAAGCCAGACAAAATTAGGGTGGTATTCGACTGCTCTGCAAAGTATGAGGGCACAGCTCTTAACGACCACCTGTTAACTGGACCTGATCTCACAAATGGGCTGATAGGGGTGCTCTGCAGGTTTCGCAAACACCCAATTGCAGTCATCTGTGATGTAGAAAAAATGTTCCACAGGTTCCATGTAAGCCAGGAAGACAGAGACTACTTTCGGTTCCTGTGGTGGGAAAATGGTGATACGAGTTTAGAGCCAAAGGAATATCGTATGAAAGTCCACCTGTTCGGAGCAGCATCCTCTCCAGGCTGCGCAAATTATGGAATGAAGTATCTTCCCAGCCAAAATGAAAAGGAATATCCTGCAGCGGCCAACTTCATCAGGAAGAATTTCTATGTTGATGATGGTCTCATCAGTGTAGACTCTGTGAATACAGCCATTCATCTAGTGAGGGAAGCGCAAAGTGTGTGCGCAAAGGGGAAATTACACCTTCACAAGTTCATCTCCAACAATAGAGCAGTATTAGAGACAATCCCTGACTCTAAACGGGCTGGTGAAATTCATGATGTGGGTCTTAACTACGATGAGTACCCAGGCCAAACTGTGTTAGGAATAAAGTGGAACGTGACCAGCGACACCTTTTCCTTCAAGGTCAACTTGGATGAGAAACCTGCGACACGACGTGGAATCCTGTCAACGGTAGCCTCTGTGTTTGACCCTCTAGGCTTTCTGGCTCCCTTCCTCCTGCTTGGAAAGAAAATACTACAGGAAATGTGCCAAAGAGGCATTGGATGGGATGAACCACTGTGTAAAGAATTAAAACCTCAATGGGAGAGCTGGCTGCAAGACCTGAAGAATCTGCAACAACTCCAGGTCCCAAGATGCCTTGTCCCTTTCGAATCAAGCAAAATTCAGAGAATTGAACTGCATCACTTCTCAGATGCAAGTAGCCTAGGTTACGGTCAGTGCTCATACATTCGAGTTGTGAGTGAAGACAAAGTGCATTGCTCCTTAGTTATCGGTAAGGCAAGGGTCGCACCCACAAAGGTTGTAACCATACCGAGGCTGGAGTTAACAGCTGCAGTAGTTTCAGCAGTAATCAGCAGCATGTTAAAGGAAGAGCTGGAGTTAAAAATCGACCAAGAATACTTCTGGACAGATTCACGAGTAGTTTTAGGGTACATTAACAACGAGGCCCGTaggtttcatgtttttgttgcaaATCGTGTCCAAAGGATCAGAGAAACTACTAACCCAGCACAGTGGTACTATGTTGACACTGATCAAAACCCGGCGGATCATGCTTCCAGAGGCCTCAAAGTGGATGAGCTAATTAGCTCAAATTGGTTTACTGGTCCTAAGTTCCTATGGGAAAGAGAAATTGTTACACAAAAATCAACTCCTGAGCTTCTGGTAGGTGATCCTGAAGTCAGAACAATACAAGCACTACAAACAAGAGCTGtaaaagaggaaagttttatAGATAGGTTTAAACTGTTCACAAAATGGCCTACAGCATTAAACGTTGTCGCTCGGATCCAGCAGCTggtaaaaagattaaaaacagctGAACCCATAACCGTGGAAGATAGACGAAAGGCCAGTCTGGTGCTTGTAAAGCTGGCACAGAAAGATGCCTTTAAAGAGGAAATGCAGATACTGTCAAAGAATCAAGGCAGGCTGCCTCATAGCAACAAACTTTTTCAGCTCGATCCTGTTTTGCAGGGTGGGATTCTTAGGGTGGGAGGGCGCCTAAAAAGGGCTTCCTTACCTCTTGACCTGAGGCATCCAATAATCCTACCAAAAGATGGCGTGATTACGCGCCTAATCTTAGACTACTTCCACGGAAAAACTCAGCACCAAGGCAGAGGACAAACTCTTAATGAACTCAGAGCAAATGGCTACTGGATTGTCGGTGGCAGTAAAGTCGTGACCAACTACCTCAGACAGTGCGTTGCATGCAGGAGAGCTCGTAGGCCAACAGAAACGCAAAGGATGGCCGATTTACCTGCTAATCGTGTTGATCCCTCTCCACCATTTTCTTATTGTGGGATGGATTGTTTTGGACCACTCTACACTAAGCAAGGTCGAAAGGAGTACAAGAGGTATGGCCTAATCTTCACCTGCTTATCATCAAGGGCTGTTCACATTGAAATGTTGGAGGATCTAACAACTGATGCTTTCATAAATGCTTTGCGCTGTTTTATTGCAATCCGTGGGACCGTAAGACAAATCAGATCTGATCAAGGGACAAATTTTGTTGGGGCAAAGAATGAACTGGCAAAGGCATTAAAAGAAGTAGACAAAGACATACTAAGTACGTACATGGCAGAAAGGCAGTGTGATTTCATTATGAACGCACCTGATGCTAGCCACATGGGAGGTGTGTGGGAACGCCAGATCAGGACCGTTAGGAGCGTTCTAAGCTGGGCCCTCTCACAGAGTGCTGGAAGGCTGGATGATGCTTGTTTGAGGACATTCCTTTATGAAGCCATGTCTATTGTAAATAGCCGTCCACTCACCACTGACAACCTCAATGATCCCAAAAGCCTAGAACCACTTACACCAAACCTTTTACTTACCATGAAAACCTCTGTCGCACTGCCTCCACCTGGAAAATTTGTGGCTGAAGATCTGTACGCCAGGAAAAGGTGGCGCAGAGTTCAGTATCTGGCAGAGCAATTCTGGAGTAGGTGGAGGAAAGAATATTTGGTGAACCTCACTCTCAGACAGCGCTGGCACTCTCCAAGACGAAATGTGAAGATCGGAGATATTGTCATTGTCAAGGAAGAAGGTGTTCCTCGTAATGAATGGAAGCTTGGAAGAGTACTTGATGCTCGCATGGAGGAAGATGGTCTGGTGCGAAAAGCCACAGTACAAATAGGAAACAGAGAATTAGGAGAAGATGGTCAAAGACTTGTCAATCCATCTGTCCTTGAACGTCCTATTCACAAATTAGTTGTACTTGTGGAAAACAACTGA